A window of the Butyricimonas faecalis genome harbors these coding sequences:
- a CDS encoding DUF4121 family protein, with translation MSQQVTKEKYSIETLRERNVSYDHQHWLTQEDVDMANSYVELIERTRSKITPQIGDRLVYVTEHGDYYGNALIDSRSAKEGYLSVCEQPYVPFVWEEDGNIRLSVSGGAFHSVNPEELKFLKWTEGVFKDWGHCGACANGSVSFLAKVPLWFYAEPNPRYGDFTTETYRKFYLHKREESENGNLYQGFDIAFRDEAEFRQFLKDYEGTVFKGNWDNQIVLWCFRREYVFLPSAEWEKIKIPAVERKLNFHPEQVKIVKDMEKHITYFYRIKPDNF, from the coding sequence ATGTCACAGCAGGTAACAAAAGAAAAGTACAGTATCGAAACACTCAGAGAGCGGAATGTTTCATACGACCACCAGCATTGGCTGACACAGGAAGATGTGGATATGGCCAACAGTTATGTGGAACTCATTGAGCGGACACGCTCTAAGATTACACCGCAAATCGGAGACAGGCTGGTATATGTAACCGAACACGGGGATTATTACGGAAACGCCCTTATTGACAGCAGGAGTGCAAAAGAAGGATATCTTTCCGTATGCGAACAGCCGTATGTGCCTTTCGTGTGGGAAGAGGACGGCAATATCCGTCTGAGTGTCAGCGGAGGCGCATTCCATTCCGTGAATCCGGAGGAACTGAAATTCCTGAAATGGACGGAAGGGGTGTTCAAGGACTGGGGGCATTGCGGTGCTTGCGCCAACGGTTCGGTGTCATTTCTGGCTAAGGTACCGTTATGGTTTTATGCCGAACCCAATCCCAGGTATGGAGATTTCACGACCGAGACCTACCGGAAGTTCTACCTACACAAAAGGGAGGAATCGGAAAACGGCAATCTCTATCAAGGCTTTGACATCGCTTTTCGGGACGAAGCCGAGTTCCGGCAGTTCCTGAAGGACTACGAAGGAACGGTGTTCAAGGGAAATTGGGATAATCAAATCGTGTTATGGTGTTTCCGTCGGGAATATGTGTTCTTACCTTCCGCCGAATGGGAAAAGATAAAAATCCCTGCCGTAGAGCGAAAGCTCAACTTCCATCCCGAGCAGGTCAAGATAGTCAAGGACATGGAAAAGCACATCACTTATTTCTACCGGATTAAACCGGATAATTTTTAA
- a CDS encoding beta-barrel fold lipoprotein, with protein sequence MYEVTIEQSGDFRSFIKSVVVVANGTRLKDGATGESLASPLILSDEELAVEKVTLTTTGKAIEFAVSGSVVDGEDGVVNEPMQWVVTVYKNGKEIEKKSLSFRDGKEIGMDDLNLYYN encoded by the coding sequence ATGTATGAGGTAACGATCGAGCAGTCGGGAGATTTCCGCAGCTTCATTAAGTCGGTCGTGGTAGTCGCCAACGGTACGCGGTTGAAAGACGGGGCGACGGGGGAAAGCCTCGCAAGCCCGTTGATTCTAAGCGATGAAGAACTGGCCGTCGAAAAGGTGACGTTAACCACGACGGGAAAGGCGATCGAGTTCGCCGTTTCCGGTAGTGTCGTGGACGGGGAGGACGGTGTCGTGAACGAGCCGATGCAGTGGGTTGTGACCGTTTACAAGAACGGAAAGGAGATCGAGAAAAAGAGCCTTTCTTTCCGGGACGGGAAGGAGATCGGTATGGATGATCTTAATCTGTATTATAATTGA
- a CDS encoding PdaC/SigV domain-containing protein: MRSCIFLALLLALGISGCKEGTVKTGKDFFSYQTNEFNIMARYPVFTSPRVEVDRGCKVVNGWISHLIDSLQNDLKVQLKEYIQKAQEMKEEPMLPFELDIKDSVFMADSRYISVRFSVYTLTGGANGLTEYYAVNYSLKDKKFLTPEGILNDDKRAEINKQIQRNFKNPENCFSEVPTLANVTAVNFSESDVCFTYNPLVLGAHYCGAAEISVPRMLLKGDLLLK, translated from the coding sequence ATGAGGAGTTGTATTTTTTTAGCCTTGTTATTGGCATTGGGAATTTCCGGATGTAAAGAGGGAACGGTAAAAACGGGGAAAGATTTCTTCTCTTACCAAACCAATGAATTTAATATTATGGCAAGATATCCGGTTTTCACCTCTCCACGTGTAGAGGTGGATCGGGGGTGCAAGGTCGTAAATGGATGGATCTCCCACTTGATTGACAGTTTGCAAAATGATTTGAAGGTGCAGTTGAAGGAATACATTCAGAAAGCTCAAGAGATGAAAGAGGAGCCCATGCTTCCATTCGAATTGGATATTAAGGATAGTGTGTTTATGGCGGACTCGCGTTATATCAGTGTTCGTTTTTCGGTTTACACGTTGACAGGAGGGGCTAACGGATTGACGGAGTATTATGCGGTCAATTATAGTTTGAAGGACAAAAAGTTTTTGACTCCGGAGGGTATTCTGAATGATGACAAGAGAGCGGAGATAAATAAGCAGATTCAACGGAATTTCAAGAATCCAGAGAATTGTTTTTCGGAAGTTCCCACATTGGCAAATGTAACCGCGGTGAATTTTTCGGAAAGTGATGTTTGTTTTACTTATAACCCGCTGGTTTTAGGGGCTCATTATTGCGGTGCGGCGGAAATATCCGTACCACGTATGTTATTGAAAGGTGATTTATTGTTGAAATAG
- the gdhA gene encoding NADP-specific glutamate dehydrogenase: MKAEIKEFMDALKARTVGESEFHQAVQEVIETVWDTYQANPKYKANKILEKMVEPERVIMFRVPWIDDKGEVQINRGYRVQFNSAIGPYKGGLRFHPSVTLGGLKFLGFEQTFKNSLTTLPMGGGKGGSDFNPKGKSDNEVMRFCQSFMTELCKHIGPNTDVPAGDIGVGAREIGFLFGQYKRIRNEFTGVLTGKNREFGGSRVRPEATGYGTVYFAQHMLAEKGEKIAGKTVAISGFGNVAWGAAQKLVQLGAKLVTISGPDGYIYDEKGLTQEGVDYMLELRASNNDVVAPYAEKFGAKFFPKRKPWEVKCDIAFPCAIQNELNEEDAKQLVANGCQMVVETSNMGCTAEAVNYLNEHITFAPGKAANAGGVAVSGLEMSQNSMRYSWTAEEVDAKLSQIMKDIHDTCVKYGKEGNKINYVKGANIGGFIKVAEAMCAQGHC, translated from the coding sequence ATGAAAGCAGAGATTAAAGAATTCATGGATGCCTTAAAGGCTAGAACCGTAGGTGAATCAGAATTCCACCAGGCAGTTCAAGAAGTGATTGAAACTGTATGGGATACTTATCAGGCAAACCCGAAATACAAGGCTAACAAGATCCTTGAGAAGATGGTAGAACCTGAAAGAGTAATCATGTTCAGAGTGCCCTGGATCGATGATAAAGGTGAAGTACAAATCAACCGCGGTTATAGAGTACAATTCAACAGTGCTATTGGACCGTACAAAGGAGGTTTGCGTTTCCACCCGTCAGTAACCCTTGGCGGTTTGAAATTCTTAGGTTTCGAGCAAACATTCAAAAACTCTTTGACTACTCTTCCGATGGGTGGTGGTAAAGGAGGTTCAGACTTCAACCCGAAAGGAAAATCAGATAACGAAGTTATGCGTTTCTGCCAAAGCTTCATGACTGAGCTTTGCAAACATATCGGACCGAACACTGACGTTCCTGCTGGTGATATCGGTGTTGGTGCTCGTGAAATCGGTTTCTTGTTCGGACAATACAAGAGAATCCGTAACGAATTCACCGGTGTATTAACCGGAAAGAACCGCGAATTCGGTGGTTCAAGAGTACGTCCGGAAGCTACCGGTTACGGTACCGTATACTTTGCACAACACATGTTGGCAGAGAAAGGTGAGAAAATCGCCGGTAAGACTGTAGCTATCTCTGGTTTCGGTAACGTGGCTTGGGGTGCTGCTCAGAAATTAGTTCAATTGGGAGCTAAATTGGTTACCATTTCTGGTCCTGACGGATATATCTATGACGAGAAAGGTTTAACTCAAGAGGGTGTAGACTACATGTTGGAATTGCGTGCTAGCAACAATGACGTTGTAGCTCCTTACGCTGAGAAATTCGGTGCTAAATTCTTCCCGAAACGTAAACCGTGGGAAGTAAAATGCGACATCGCATTCCCTTGCGCTATCCAAAACGAGTTGAACGAAGAAGATGCAAAACAATTGGTTGCTAACGGTTGCCAAATGGTTGTTGAAACTTCTAACATGGGTTGTACTGCTGAGGCTGTTAACTACTTGAACGAGCACATTACTTTCGCTCCTGGTAAAGCAGCTAACGCCGGTGGTGTTGCCGTTTCTGGTCTTGAAATGAGCCAAAACTCAATGAGATATAGCTGGACTGCTGAAGAAGTAGACGCTAAATTGTCTCAGATCATGAAAGATATCCACGATACTTGTGTTAAATACGGTAAAGAGGGTAACAAGATCAACTACGTTAAGGGTGCTAACATCGGTGGCTTTATCAAAGTTGCTGAAGCTATGTGCGCTCAAGGACACTGCTAA
- a CDS encoding helix-turn-helix domain-containing protein: protein MIFSTKAASFLSSIKTQTYDKKEREMIITYQQKRVFHLSLLMLVLCAPIYIYSVPFPNEQFYYINSVLFLFIIMCTLAYFKKRVNLTTTFSIILIAIHIEIFIEIIYCSICSGYEYSYQRALIMSNITISLLFTMLSICAYMSNISILLSSLTIASYTICTLITDEPFLYSYLPLIIIIYTMIPLLGRSLHSNISSLLKSSNLLKEEEEMLLKRLQMKKEELFAFAELLSENNPEEKTSSLLNIIGEQSKENLFTALAAYQKKEKSKLDTIRRIYPNLSPSELNICRLILQDKTVSQICELLHRSSGNITSQRANIRAKLGLKKSDNLKEALQERMRLYEEEHHRQEEFSAMR, encoded by the coding sequence ATGATATTCAGCACAAAAGCCGCCTCTTTTCTAAGTTCAATAAAAACTCAAACTTACGACAAAAAAGAAAGAGAAATGATAATAACGTATCAACAAAAACGAGTCTTTCATCTATCCCTGCTCATGCTGGTCTTATGCGCACCCATATACATATATTCAGTTCCATTTCCCAATGAACAGTTTTATTATATTAACAGCGTATTATTCCTGTTTATCATTATGTGCACTCTCGCTTATTTTAAAAAGAGAGTAAATCTGACCACGACCTTTTCCATTATACTGATAGCCATACATATCGAGATTTTTATCGAAATAATTTATTGCTCAATATGTAGCGGATATGAATATAGTTATCAAAGAGCATTGATAATGAGTAACATTACTATCTCTCTCTTATTTACCATGCTTTCCATCTGTGCCTATATGAGTAATATCTCCATCCTATTGTCCTCCCTTACCATAGCTTCCTATACAATCTGCACACTTATCACCGACGAACCGTTCCTATACAGTTATCTGCCTTTGATCATCATCATATACACCATGATCCCCTTATTAGGAAGATCCTTACACAGTAATATCAGCAGCTTGCTAAAAAGTAGCAACTTGCTAAAAGAGGAAGAGGAAATGCTTTTGAAACGTCTCCAAATGAAAAAGGAAGAACTATTCGCGTTCGCCGAGTTGTTAAGCGAGAATAACCCGGAAGAAAAGACAAGCTCCCTGTTAAACATAATAGGGGAACAATCCAAAGAAAATCTTTTTACAGCCCTTGCCGCATACCAGAAAAAGGAAAAAAGTAAACTTGATACAATCAGGAGAATATATCCCAATTTATCCCCGTCCGAATTAAACATCTGCCGTTTAATACTGCAAGACAAGACCGTCAGCCAAATATGCGAATTATTACATCGGAGTAGCGGAAACATAACCAGCCAACGAGCGAACATACGTGCCAAACTCGGACTGAAAAAAAGCGACAATTTAAAAGAAGCATTACAAGAACGCATGAGGCTGTATGAAGAAGAACACCACCGGCAAGAGGAGTTTTCAGCCATGCGTTAG
- a CDS encoding 3-phosphoshikimate 1-carboxyvinyltransferase translates to MDRVIAWDKTKIEGVVVLPASKSISNRALVLCALAGCPVPENLSDSDDTRVLREALSSSNRLVNVGHAGTAMRFLTAYFALKGGTWELTGSERMKQRPVQVLVDALRNLGAKIAYMDEEGYPPLWITSAPLQGGRSLVLDASISSQYVSALMMIAPLLPGGLTLDLEERIVSAAYIRMTASMMRLFGVDVCLEGGKIVVPEKEYIPVNLRVESDWTAASYFYEVLSIVGQGEIFISDLKKDSLQGDALQYSLWERLGVRTEWRESDILLRASGENTDLFEADFTEMPDLALTFIVACCLKDIPFRVRGLETLHVKECDRVAASICELRKLGYELKVPVHGELCWNRERNALTSLEIDTYQDHRMVMAFAPAGLKLPGLVIRNAGVVSKSFPTFWEQLGKLLI, encoded by the coding sequence ATGGATCGAGTTATCGCGTGGGATAAGACAAAAATTGAAGGCGTGGTTGTTTTACCGGCTTCAAAGAGTATTTCAAACAGGGCACTCGTCTTATGTGCCTTGGCCGGATGTCCGGTACCCGAGAATTTGTCGGATAGCGATGATACGCGGGTATTACGGGAAGCCTTGTCCTCCTCCAACAGGCTGGTCAACGTGGGGCATGCCGGAACTGCCATGCGTTTTTTAACCGCTTATTTTGCCTTGAAAGGCGGAACCTGGGAATTAACCGGTTCGGAGCGTATGAAACAGCGTCCCGTGCAGGTGTTGGTGGATGCTTTGCGAAACTTGGGTGCGAAGATCGCCTACATGGATGAAGAGGGTTATCCGCCTTTATGGATTACCTCCGCCCCGTTACAAGGCGGACGTTCCTTGGTGTTAGATGCTTCGATAAGCAGCCAGTACGTGTCGGCCTTGATGATGATCGCCCCTCTACTTCCGGGAGGCTTGACGCTCGATCTGGAAGAAAGAATCGTTTCAGCCGCTTACATACGGATGACGGCCTCCATGATGCGCTTGTTTGGAGTTGACGTGTGTTTGGAGGGGGGGAAGATCGTTGTTCCTGAAAAGGAGTATATCCCGGTAAATCTGCGAGTGGAATCGGACTGGACGGCGGCATCTTATTTCTACGAGGTGCTTTCTATTGTCGGGCAGGGGGAAATTTTCATTTCAGACCTGAAAAAAGATAGCTTGCAAGGAGATGCCCTGCAATATAGCTTGTGGGAGCGATTGGGCGTACGAACAGAATGGCGTGAATCGGACATCCTGTTGCGAGCTTCCGGTGAAAACACGGACTTGTTCGAGGCGGATTTCACGGAAATGCCCGATTTGGCCCTTACTTTTATCGTGGCTTGTTGTTTAAAAGATATTCCGTTTCGTGTTCGCGGGTTGGAAACTCTGCATGTTAAAGAGTGCGACCGTGTGGCTGCCTCGATCTGCGAATTGCGTAAACTGGGATATGAACTGAAAGTTCCCGTGCATGGTGAATTATGTTGGAACCGGGAACGAAACGCGTTGACTTCTCTGGAAATCGATACCTATCAAGACCACCGTATGGTGATGGCTTTTGCTCCTGCCGGGTTAAAATTGCCCGGATTAGTGATTCGCAATGCCGGGGTGGTGTCAAAGTCTTTCCCTACCTTTTGGGAACAATTGGGTAAATTGTTGATTTGA
- the dprA gene encoding DNA-processing protein DprA — protein sequence MNYENSILTKVAITMAPRLNNALFSSLFQQCGGISGFFEETDQNIEALFRENNLTNIQPERSRWLQMAEQELKVMEKYHIHVRGIEDSNYPRLLKHCADAPLVLFYKGSLEEDDTKNIAIVGTRKATEMGKKRIDTLLHELADTGYHPNIISGLAYGIDIAAHTACVHYGLKAQAVLGHGLHMVYPASHKSMTEKILEQGGALISEFPTCAQVLPTNFLQRNRIVAGMSEATLVAESPVKGGAMSTARQALSYNRDVMAIPGRPEDPTFSGCNLLIKQNIAALVENVKDMLRILNWPLLSTGPQQMSLDLFSESNHEVLLLEILGKTGEQNIDQLHQLTRIPVHDLSVLLLKLELEGRAMQLPGNCYTLI from the coding sequence ATGAATTATGAAAACTCGATTCTGACAAAGGTTGCTATCACGATGGCTCCTCGGCTTAACAATGCTCTCTTTTCTTCTCTATTCCAACAATGTGGTGGAATTTCCGGTTTTTTCGAAGAGACGGATCAAAACATAGAAGCTCTTTTTCGGGAAAATAACCTGACAAATATCCAGCCCGAACGCTCCCGTTGGTTACAGATGGCAGAACAAGAGTTGAAGGTCATGGAAAAATATCACATTCATGTACGCGGGATCGAGGACTCCAATTATCCTCGCCTTCTGAAGCATTGCGCGGATGCCCCTCTCGTACTATTTTATAAGGGGAGCCTTGAAGAGGACGACACAAAGAATATTGCCATCGTGGGTACTCGTAAAGCAACCGAGATGGGAAAGAAGCGGATCGACACGTTGCTTCACGAACTGGCAGACACGGGCTATCACCCAAACATTATCAGCGGGCTGGCTTACGGGATTGATATTGCCGCCCACACGGCATGCGTGCATTACGGGTTAAAGGCACAAGCCGTTCTAGGACATGGCCTGCACATGGTTTATCCTGCTTCACACAAAAGTATGACCGAAAAGATTCTGGAGCAAGGCGGCGCTTTAATTTCCGAGTTCCCGACTTGCGCGCAGGTTTTGCCGACCAATTTTCTTCAACGCAATCGGATCGTGGCGGGGATGAGCGAGGCGACTCTTGTTGCCGAATCACCCGTCAAAGGAGGAGCCATGTCCACTGCCCGGCAGGCCTTGTCGTACAACCGGGACGTGATGGCGATTCCCGGAAGACCGGAAGACCCGACTTTCAGCGGGTGTAATCTGTTGATCAAACAAAATATTGCCGCCTTAGTGGAAAATGTCAAGGATATGCTCCGGATTCTCAACTGGCCTCTCCTTTCCACCGGCCCCCAGCAGATGTCGCTGGATTTATTTTCCGAATCCAATCATGAAGTATTGCTCCTGGAGATTTTGGGAAAAACGGGAGAACAAAATATCGACCAGTTACATCAACTTACACGCATCCCGGTACATGATCTCTCCGTACTTTTGTTAAAACTTGAACTGGAAGGCCGGGCCATGCAGCTCCCCGGTAATTGTTACACGCTTATTTAA
- the aroB gene encoding 3-dehydroquinate synthase, whose product MESIIFTTDAGMVLAELLDGTQHEDIFIVADKHTVLFCDRLFEKVDWLPSHVTVLDCGEENKSVESVSRIWMMLSKQGARRSSILVCVGGGVVTDLGGFAASTFKRGMRCINVPTTLLAQVDASLGGKTGFNFNGLKNEIGTFSIPEKVIIDTRFLNHLPVRERMSGFAEMIKHGLLSNREYLIRLLNLEHQETTQEYMLELIRRSVTIKNEIVTRDPREQGLRKVLNFGHTIGHAIESLSIMQGSPLLHGEAVALGLVAELYLSVKEKGFPEEIYREVRNFVKQHYPPYPLMNHVDTLYELMLHDKKNERWGVNFTLLSGIGEFSLDNYCSKDLVVEALSQV is encoded by the coding sequence ATGGAAAGTATTATTTTTACCACGGATGCTGGCATGGTCCTTGCTGAATTACTGGACGGAACCCAGCACGAGGATATATTTATCGTGGCAGATAAACATACCGTTCTCTTTTGCGATCGATTGTTCGAGAAGGTGGACTGGCTCCCCTCGCACGTGACCGTTCTGGATTGCGGGGAAGAGAATAAATCGGTGGAAAGCGTGAGCCGAATTTGGATGATGTTGAGTAAACAGGGGGCTAGGCGCTCTTCCATCCTCGTGTGCGTTGGAGGAGGTGTGGTGACCGACTTGGGAGGTTTCGCGGCTTCCACCTTCAAACGGGGGATGCGCTGCATAAATGTTCCCACGACACTGTTGGCGCAAGTCGATGCTTCCTTGGGCGGTAAAACCGGCTTCAACTTCAACGGTTTGAAAAACGAGATTGGTACCTTCTCCATTCCGGAAAAGGTAATTATCGATACCCGTTTTTTAAATCATTTACCCGTGCGGGAACGAATGTCCGGTTTCGCTGAAATGATCAAGCATGGTTTATTATCAAACCGGGAATACTTGATCCGGTTGTTGAACCTGGAACATCAGGAAACGACTCAGGAATACATGCTGGAACTGATTCGGCGTTCCGTGACAATAAAAAATGAAATCGTCACCCGGGATCCCAGGGAACAGGGGCTACGTAAGGTGTTGAATTTTGGGCACACGATCGGGCATGCCATCGAAAGTTTGTCTATCATGCAGGGATCGCCACTCTTGCATGGTGAAGCGGTGGCATTGGGTCTGGTGGCTGAATTGTACCTCTCTGTCAAGGAAAAAGGTTTTCCTGAAGAGATTTACCGGGAAGTCCGGAATTTCGTCAAGCAACATTATCCGCCCTATCCTTTGATGAATCACGTGGACACCCTGTATGAATTGATGTTGCATGACAAGAAAAACGAACGATGGGGAGTGAACTTCACGTTACTCTCGGGTATCGGGGAGTTTTCACTGGACAATTATTGTTCGAAAGATTTAGTGGTTGAGGCTTTGAGCCAAGTGTAA
- a CDS encoding fimbrillin family protein gives MKKSTVMLWAIFGALLMGCSDEEIANVETSSRNAIGFNVLSNAAETRASPTTPSNLTSTDFDVFAFTADGTAFMGKVDTDFEHDGVKIVYKDGKWDYDDANDLRYWPSEALDFYAFNPGTVSDDMLTFYMWETSGTVQKISYTCIDEYGAGTHANYDVMYAIAKGQTKATNNGVVKFNFKHILSQVVFKAKTQYANMQVDIRDIKIHNIKFAGVFTLPATADGTGSWSSTDLTFPHAFTVVNNANITVNSNTAATDISTSTPMLNIPQTLTAWTVSAPNKSKLEADNAKQCYLEITCKIRQSGVYLLGSASEYKTIYVPFGDTWGAGKRHIYTLIFGGGYTDQGKAVLNPIQFDAETTGWVEAANSDVNVKP, from the coding sequence ATGAAAAAAAGTACAGTAATGCTTTGGGCAATCTTTGGAGCGCTACTCATGGGTTGCTCAGACGAGGAGATTGCGAATGTGGAAACCTCCTCGCGGAATGCGATTGGTTTTAACGTGTTAAGTAATGCGGCGGAAACGAGGGCTTCCCCTACTACCCCCTCCAACTTGACGAGCACCGATTTCGACGTGTTCGCTTTTACGGCGGATGGTACTGCCTTCATGGGAAAGGTCGACACGGATTTTGAACATGACGGAGTGAAGATCGTGTACAAAGATGGTAAGTGGGATTATGACGATGCGAACGACCTTCGTTATTGGCCTTCCGAGGCTTTGGACTTTTACGCGTTCAATCCCGGAACGGTTAGTGACGACATGTTGACGTTTTATATGTGGGAAACCTCCGGGACTGTCCAAAAGATAAGTTATACCTGCATTGATGAGTATGGAGCCGGTACTCATGCAAACTACGACGTGATGTATGCCATAGCCAAAGGCCAGACAAAAGCCACAAACAACGGAGTAGTGAAATTTAACTTCAAACATATTCTGTCTCAGGTCGTATTCAAAGCAAAGACCCAATACGCTAACATGCAGGTGGACATCCGTGACATCAAGATTCATAATATCAAATTTGCCGGCGTCTTCACATTGCCTGCGACAGCCGATGGAACGGGAAGTTGGAGTTCGACTGATTTAACATTTCCACACGCATTTACCGTAGTGAATAACGCAAACATCACGGTCAATAGTAATACCGCAGCTACCGATATTTCCACAAGTACTCCTATGCTGAATATACCACAGACGCTGACTGCTTGGACTGTTTCCGCACCCAACAAAAGCAAGTTGGAGGCCGATAATGCGAAGCAATGTTATCTGGAGATCACCTGCAAAATCCGGCAGTCCGGAGTTTATCTGTTGGGTTCAGCAAGTGAATACAAAACAATTTATGTTCCGTTCGGAGATACATGGGGAGCGGGCAAGCGTCATATCTACACGTTGATTTTCGGTGGTGGTTATACTGATCAGGGAAAGGCTGTGTTGAATCCGATCCAGTTTGATGCAGAGACAACAGGCTGGGTTGAAGCAGCAAATAGCGACGTAAACGTTAAACCTTAA
- a CDS encoding DUF5119 domain-containing protein produces MIRIRFSLVFIFLWIGLTACEHKDLCYDHPHFATVRVIFDWTKISNHDKPEGMRVVFYPTDDESNTWIFDFPGGEDGEVELPENDYRVICFNYDTDGMVWKENGSYTLFTADTRDVRSPDNRTMAVTPPWLCGDHIDRVILKDIPEGSTKIIRLTPVNMVCHYTYEVNGLRGLDRVADLRAALSGMSGSLNMSGDSLPAGLSESLLFDGMVSRNQIIGGFYTFGHSALEGEPNVFRLYLKNRSGSMSVLEQDVSDQVHDVPVAGHIGDVHLVLNFDYEVPSEPGNGGPGFDVDVDDWDDVNVDIVL; encoded by the coding sequence GTGATACGGATACGCTTTAGTCTGGTGTTCATATTTTTATGGATAGGACTGACGGCTTGTGAGCATAAGGATTTATGTTACGATCATCCGCACTTTGCCACGGTGCGGGTAATATTCGACTGGACCAAGATTTCCAATCATGACAAGCCTGAAGGCATGAGGGTCGTATTTTATCCGACCGATGATGAAAGCAACACGTGGATATTTGATTTCCCCGGAGGAGAGGATGGGGAAGTGGAGCTCCCCGAGAATGATTACCGGGTAATTTGCTTCAACTACGATACCGACGGGATGGTTTGGAAAGAAAACGGCAGTTACACGCTTTTTACTGCCGATACGCGTGATGTTCGGTCGCCGGATAACCGGACAATGGCCGTCACCCCACCCTGGCTGTGTGGCGACCATATAGACAGAGTTATCCTCAAGGACATTCCGGAAGGAAGCACGAAGATAATACGGCTAACTCCCGTAAACATGGTATGTCACTACACGTATGAGGTGAACGGTCTTCGGGGACTGGACAGGGTGGCGGATTTGCGGGCCGCTCTTTCCGGCATGTCCGGCTCGCTTAACATGTCCGGCGACAGTTTGCCCGCCGGTCTTTCGGAGAGCCTGCTCTTTGATGGAATGGTTTCACGGAATCAGATTATAGGCGGATTCTATACGTTTGGACATTCCGCACTTGAAGGAGAGCCCAATGTTTTCCGGCTGTATCTCAAGAACCGTTCCGGCAGCATGTCTGTATTGGAACAGGACGTGAGCGACCAAGTGCATGATGTCCCGGTAGCGGGGCATATCGGTGATGTGCATCTGGTGTTGAATTTTGATTATGAGGTACCATCCGAGCCGGGAAATGGCGGTCCGGGATTTGATGTGGACGTTGATGATTGGGATGATGTGAATGTGGATATAGTGTTGTAA